From Erigeron canadensis isolate Cc75 chromosome 8, C_canadensis_v1, whole genome shotgun sequence, one genomic window encodes:
- the LOC122610654 gene encoding galactoside 2-alpha-L-fucosyltransferase-like, with the protein MSKFKLLHFAYRIIYLICVPIFKFPEEEDFNNNYESCQSRYESGRYRRESLHKPSSYLISRLSEYEALHTRCGPQSEAYKQKIRELKSGRVSNNHDDESSDCKYLVRIPADGLGNRMLSLASAFLYALLTNRVLLVYDNKIDMSDLFCEPFPETTWLLPKEFPLWNRLDSLNQHSPESYGNIVNLSESYSSLSFIYLHVSGGYNENDQRFYCDDDHVFLGNISWVIMKSNFYFIPSLFLIPSFEQELAKLFPVKDTVFHFLGRYLFLPSNPVWDHITTYYQAYLEKSEERIGVQIRVFTRNWVKMMFNTRWAVQTIPETVLSCSLANKMLPLEMNTNKSLIVSQEDHKSIAVLVTSLESDHFEKIKKIYKKYTTADGTVIKVFHPSSEGKQRTGKKWHNMKAWADMYLLSLSDKLITSPGSTFGYVAQGLGGLTPWILHMPVNETVQNPPCNRAMSMEPCFHVPPFKGCGKRSGIDTGSIVSHVRHCEDITFGLKLVDPSRL; encoded by the coding sequence ATGTCCAAGTTCAAGCTTCTACATTTTGCCTATAGGATCATATATCTCATTTGTGTTCCAATTTTTAAATTTCCAGAGGAGGAAGATTTCAATAACAATTACGAATCTTGCCAAAGTAGGTATGAATCTGGAAGGTATCGTAGGGAATCACTGCACAAACCTTCGTCTTACCTAATTTCCAGATTAAGTGAATACGAAGCACTTCACACCCGATGTGGACCACAATCAGAAGCCTACAAGCAAAAGATAAGAGAATTAAAGTCTGGTCGTGTGAGCAATAATCATGACGATGAATCCTCAGATTGTAAGTATCTAGTGAGGATACCGGCTGATGGGCTAGGAAACAGAATGCTGAGCCTAGCATCAGCATTTCTTTATGCTCTTCTCACAAACAGGGTCCTTCTAGTTTACGACAACAAAATCGACATGTCTGATCTCTTCTGTGAGCCTTTTCCCGAAACCACATGGTTACTTCCTAAGGAATTCCCTCTTTGGAATCGGCTTGACTCGTTGAATCAACATTCACCAGAAAGCTATGGCAACATTGTGAATCTTTCGGAAAGTTATTCTtcattatcatttatatatctTCATGTCTCTGGTGGCTACAATGAAAACGATCAACGTTTCTATTGTGATGACGATCACGTATTTCTAGGAAACATTTCTTGGGTAATAATGAAATCAAATTTCTACTTCATCCCGTCTCTGTTCTTGATCCCGTCATTTGAACAAGAACTAGCCAAACTTTTCCCTGTAAAAGATACGGTTTTCCATTTCCTAGGTAGGTACCTGTTCTTGCCCTCAAATCCTGTCTGGGATCATATAACCACATACTATCAAGCTTATCTAGAAAAATCAGAGGAAAGAATCGGCGTCCAGATCAGAGTCTTTACTCGTAATTGGGTCAAAATGATGTTTAACACTAGATGGGCAGTTCAAACCATACCAGAGACAGTATTATCCTGTTCGTTAGCAAATAAGATGCTCCCGCTAGAAATGAATACAAACAAATCGTTAATCGTCTCACAGGAAGACCATAAGTCTATAGCTGTTCTAGTGACATCTTTAGAATCTGATCATTTTGAGAAGATAAAAAAGATATACAAGAAATATACAACTGCTGATGGAACGGTGATTAAAGTTTTCCATCCAAGTTCTGAAGGGAAACAGAGAACCGGGAAAAAGTGGCATAATATGAAAGCATGGGCAGATATGTACTTACTGAGCTTGTCGGATAAGCTGATCACTAGTCCCGGGTCAACGTTTGGTTATGTGGCCCAAGGTCTTGGAGGATTGACACCATGGATCTTACATATGCCCGTTAATGAGACAGTTCAAAATCCTCCATGTAATCGAGCCATGTCCATGGAGCCTTGCTTTCATGTTCCTCCTTTTAAGGGGTGTGGTAAGAGATCTGGGATTGACACTGGTTCAATTGTTTCTCACGTTAGACATTGCGAGGACATAACCTTTGGACTTAAACTAGTTGACCCTAGCCGCTTATGA
- the LOC122579266 gene encoding uncharacterized protein LOC122579266 yields the protein MNLEDEVVSGMETESYSSVKLKCQNALNKTRSGKHQVALNLMKDLPAKHADDRASLALIYRVNGTMSVEFAKTMDDPNDKQSCLKNGLVWAKKAAESSPCSVEFACFYASLLYETATKVKEYEETIRECDRALAIKDPIDPGKESLKKETDQLKPEGRIIEDVRNELSALREKANTELRIKKEERKKQKQKTPATSLSTGRKKSTVATSSRPAVNSDDKVSSPSTELNLSNIMRLNDLNSKNDVQEKLDPESIEVMLGMESPSYLAVKSECKEALKFKRGNFHKAIKLMNDLGARIEDDRASLALICRVQGTVLSQITVDLTSIHWKNAAEFAKKATVLSPCSVEFGYFYANLLYEMATEEKEFEESVRECDRALAIKNPIDPGKEIFQEVTGYNISTPEGRIEHVRNKLRGVRDTIDRLYLKKKKIEAEVAGLNESSTGLLDAGMASFFPPYRNFWEYVQDSRY from the exons ATGAATTTAGAGGATGAAGTGGTGTCAGGAATGGAGACTGAGAGTTACTCTTCAGTGAAATTAAAGTGTCAGAATGCTTTGAATAAGACAAGGAGTGGAAAACATCAAGTAGCCTTGAATTTAATGAAGGATTTGCCGGCGAAACACGCGGATGATCGTGCAAGTTTAGCGTTGATATATCGAGTGAACGGGACTATGTCTGTTGAGTTCGCAAAGACTATGGATGATCCGAATGATAAACAGAGCTGTTTGAAGAATGGGCTTGTGTGGGCAAAAAAGGCGGCGGAGTCATCTCCGTGTTCGGTTGAGTTTGCGTGTTTCTATGCGAGTTTATTGTATGAGACAGCGACTAAAGTGAAGGAGTATGAGGAGACGATTCGTGAGTGTGATCGGGCGTTAGCGATCAAGGATCCGATTGATCCTGGGAAGGAAAGTCTGAAAAAGGAGACTGATCAGTTGAAACCGGAAGGGAGAATAATTGAGGATGTGCGTAACGAGTTAAGCGCGTTACGTGAGAAGGCTAATACGGAGCTAAGAATTAAGAAAGAAGAACGAAAGaaacagaaacaaaaaacaCCGGCAACTTCACTCTCTACGGGCAGGAAAAAGTCAACGGTCGCTACTAGCTCCAGACCGGCCGTTAACAGTGACGATAAGGTTAGTTCACCATCTACGGAACTTAATTTGAGTAATATTATGAGGTTGAATGATTTGAATTCAAAGAATGATGTACAAGAGAAATTAGATCCAGAAAGTATTGAAGTGATGTTAGGTATGGAATCCCCTAGTTACCTTGCTGTGAAATCAGAGTGTAAGGAGGCTTTAAAGTTTAAGCGTGGAAATTTTCATAAAGCGATCAAGTTAATGAATGATTTGGGTGCGAGAATCGAAGATGATCGTGCGAGTTTAGCGTTGATATGTCGAGTGCAAGGGACTGTTTTGAGTCAAATTACAGTTGATCTGACTAGTATACATTGGAAAAATGCGGCTGAATTTGCAAAAAAGGCGACGGTGTTGTCACCTTGCTCTGTTGAGTTTGGGTATTTTTATGCGAATTTATTGTATGAGATGGCGACTGAAGAAAAGGAGTTTGAGGAGTCGGTGCGTGAGTGTGATCGTGCCTTAGCGATTAAGAATCCTATTGATCCTGGTAAGGAGATTTTCCAGGAGGTGACTGGGTATAACATTTCTACACCAGAAGGAAGGATTGAGCATGTGCGTAATAAGCTACGGGGGGTACGTGATACAATTGATAGACTTTAtctaaagaagaagaagattgaaGCTGAAGTGGCTGGACTAAACGAAAGCAGTACTG GCTTACTTGATGCAGGAATGGCGAGTTTCTTCCCTCCCTACAG GAATTTTTGGGAGTACGTTCAAGATTCGAGATATTAA